In the Glycine max cultivar Williams 82 chromosome 6, Glycine_max_v4.0, whole genome shotgun sequence genome, GCTCTGTTTTGTTCTCCCACTTGTTCAACCTCTTTGCTGCTTCTTCAACCTACAATCaagaaatattgattagaaattaCTATATAGCTCATTCCCttcatacatatacatatacaacctcttttcttttttttttttacctcattATTCCAATCCGTTCGAAATGTGACCCACACTAAAATAATTGTTTGCAAAACCGTGCCACCTAGCATTCCCAACCATATTCCCTGCATACAGACACTGTCCTCAATACGTGCatgcaaattaaatatatgcatatacctcttcttgcaTTATTAAATCAGAGCTAGCTTTTGGATGAGAAAGGTATACAACACCAATCGAGTAACATACCTTAGCACTGAGTTTGAAATAGAAACCGAGAACCGAACCCAATGGTATGCCAATTCCATAATAACAACCAACGTTGACATATGCAACAAAAGTTTGCCATCCACATCCAACAGCCACCCCTTTAGATACGTTATAATACATGCATTAGTTTCAGAAATTCCTAGCATTcaccttgataaaaaaaatgtcgtATGTTAACAGAAAACTTTAACTTTCGTTAATGTAATTTATGGGGAGGGATTTAGTACTAATTGAATAAGTTTAAAGGGTTATTTCTAATCTCaatcattcatttatttaaattaaaatctgacggtgaaagaataattttaaaacttagaaCTGAGATCGATAGTAATTCTTTAAATTTGTCATTGGAGTAAGTAAATTCCTTTATGAGTTTACGTTATTATAACCATGCAATTAGAAATTAAACACCTCAAATGTCGTTTTTAAAGTAttcaattattacaaaaataaataattatactaCATGATTCAttcattttgtaataattaaaaatatacttatgtcgtataaatattataaatatacaatGATAGTATTATACATAACAATGTGATactatatatttatcaattgtacatattttctaaaCTAATAATATTGTCTGTTTATAGGATATAGTACAGGCTAGACCCCAAGACATACAATGGTTTCGTGTcatatgcatgattcatgaaaTTATCTGTATAGTTTTTACATCAATGGTTTAATCCAATCATTCATGtgcataacatttttatttgtagTGATTGgaatgaatattattatatatcaaaGTCAAAAGAATATATTACCAGATAAGACAGGCTGAATGCCATTGAGAACAATAGAAAGAGCAAGGAGAGGACAAAGATCTGAGACAGCAGCAGCCACCTCTTCACCGTCTGTGAAAGCATAGCTAATGATATCTCGTATTGCCAGCACCACAAGTGCTACAATCACCGATATTATGAAAGAAATCAATGTCACCACCATCACCGAAAATGATGCTGATTTTGGATTTCTTGCCCCTAGTTCATTGCTCACTCTCACACTGCATTCATGACAgacaaaaataatgtttaaaattattgacatgATATACGTGTAATTTAAcgttaacaaatttaattttgcttaaaattaatttttaaaatgatatgatttatatttaaatatttttgttataaaaaaagttgataatATAATCTAGTATAAAATGATTGATCTAATGCAAAAATTACTTTGCAAAAAATTACTTAATGTTATAAAGGATCGTAGGAATAAGTTCAAAACCCAGTTAAAGGACTAAGTGTTTTGGCGTAAAGTTTTTCACTTTCCCATATAAAAACGGAGAAACAAGGAGGGACATGTTTTGGCGTAATGTGTATTCACAACTGAAGAATAGTTAAAACATATActcatgttttattattatcatgtcatcctaatttccttcaatttttttcaatgGTAATTATATCAGTTTTATATTCATGACTCGAATTTTggatcattaattaaattaaaataattttgtatcaattcatgtattttaataatgtaataacctagctaaaaatatattttagtatagAATTTTCTCTTTATGCCTTTAAGAGCATGATAGTTTCTTGGGTGTTaattattgacttttttttcaCTATCTCTCAATTATATGGAATACTAATCAGTAGATGTTAATTTATGGAAATTGATTATCCTCCTCTATACATGTTGTTCGTCACTAGATTTGGTCAATGATGATGTACAATTAATCGTAGTCATTAGTCAATTAATAGTCAAAACGTGCATTACTTTCTACCAAACATAGAAACGAATATTTTTCATCATCAACACAACAGTGACAACCAGCGTGGCACACAGGAGAATAAACATGAGTATTTTTCAACAAATGCttatgtaatttaaaatataaaaaaacagcattaaaatgaaagcaaaacgaaagaaaaaatttcaaaacttcaGTTCCATAGAAAGGAGTATCAAACCTTGCAGCTGCGTTAAATCCAACTGAGATCATGAAAACCCATCCAGAAAATGTGGTACTGCAATAACAAATACATGTTAAtcaaacagaaattaaaacttgCTTAACCAATTgctttattttagaaaaataatcaccttcttttttgtaaaaaaaaaaaaagtttaaaaatataaacgattattttattaaaaataatcgtTTTCTAGTGTTGCATGCAGGAACATTAATTAGATTAATCAAGATATGACTAAGTGTTACATTCAAGAGACAACAGAGATAACTTAATTAACCTACAGTAATTTGAGTGTGACACATAAGGATACATAAAccacatatatgcatatattttttaattaaaatagagtATCAACGTATGAGTCCCACTAAAAATACACAGTTTctttctaatattatttttattttttcttctaaacacaccctaaaagaaaaaataatattttaaataattccaCGAGTTGAGTCCCGAGTTGATATGAGGAGATTTGTTTCGAAACGCAACACCATCATGCtacttttttattctcatttgaaaaacttaaaacgTTGACTTAGGTGAAAATTCATTTATGGAATTTTTTTCGTgaattaagttataaaataagaaactaaaCATGTTTATTGTATGCTCGtttaaattagatttaaaatactaaaagttgaaaaaataaagaaactagAATAACATTATGATTACgagattatatttaaaaaataagttagtgtTAAACAAAATTCGATAAAATATGCTtatcaaatttatattatatttttatttaaaaaaatattctacaataaacatttaaatagtaataaagttattttattctaactcattatacatataattttaagaGGTGTGGCCATTTAGATGATGTAAGTTATgttcaaaaaaattaactaaaaacttaataattaattaaaaattaaaaaaataacttattaaattataaatatttagtaaaattaactattaaagTAGTTGAAATgtgtaaaacaataaaaaataataaaatcatgatatatttaaaaaaaaccatgaaatttgataaatatattaaagataaaaaataaagaaatataaaaaattagaaactaatattttaaaaaatactatttcaaataatattaaaaagttactaaaaaaattatttataattaaacagACAACCGaggttttaaataaataaataaaaattaaaaattaactaaaatatcttaTCAAATATAACCCTAACCTctatttcccttttttttttgttctcttaaTATTGAAATCTCATTTCTTATGACACTACCAAATGTGTGCATGAATGGTAACGTTTAAGGATACATCAAtgctatatttaaaataaaaatatgtctatatatacttaataaaataaataataagattaatattttgaactatacaaatatttgatatctatttttatttaataactaaaagcttattaacaaaataaattaagagaatATTGAATTCATTTCGATATTCCTTTCAAAAATagtattatgatatttttttaagttacaaaaccaattaatgaaattttataacttcataaaatttattacttaactcatcattttataatttagtgtataatactttaaataaaacttataatgtaattttttttatttaaaaatatcagaATGTACGACGGAAAGACTTTGTGTTGTCACTATTGCATATTGCAGGTTGCAGCACAATATGAGGAATAGATTTTGTCCTTGGACACCAACCCCATCTCTTTCTTGCACTACTACTTACTTGGTTGCTACTCGACAAGTACAAGTCATTTGTGACGTAATTGAAAACTGGGTTTTGTTTTCTACTTTTTATAAGGGTCAATAATTTTTCCATGAAGATTtctgtttttaaatttcaataagtACAACAAGCATAAGCCAAATTATGTTGCAATGTGGCAGGCTATTTCATCCTTGGATTAGTTATGGCCTACAAATTGGAATTGGATTCAAATACAACTTTttcttccatttatttttttacttttatattactatcacaattttttaatttttatttaatgttgacAAACaccattattattttaattagattctTTTTCCTAAATCTAAAAGGTAAGAATTAGACTCTTCCTATACATAATCCAGACATCATCCCAACTTTTCTACTTCGAATgaattcttttccttttaaatcttcttattcttttttcaatttttatacagCTTTTCATCCCTCTCCATGTACTTTTgtattgataaatataaatttaattacatttatcaataaaaaagcaCAAGCACGTCAACCAAGTTTAATCGAAGTATACaaactaaaaacattttttttataaaataaataaatttagaaagaGAAAATCACATATGTAATAAacgtgataaaaaaataaaaagaaatagaggttaggtagaaaagaagaagaagaaaaaagtaaacATATTAAAGATTTTCTAACACTTATTGGAAGTGTTTAGAAAATAGTAGCATGAAAAATGCTAGAAACACACACTTTATCACACatctttgaatatatttttttaattaattaaaatttattgaaaaacatcaaattttaattatgggTGTtcagattttataattttgaatgaaattagaCATAATTGAAGGTGTACGTGTGTTAGATATTGCATGTGTTGGTATGAGTGACTCGTAGTGGTATATGTGAAGAGAATGACTCACCAAATAGAAAGAGAATCCAGAGCCAACTCAGGGTGAGGAAGCAATCCTGCAAGCAGAACCAAAATTTGGAAGTACCACGTTTCTAAGCACAGCATCACCGCTGAAGCTGCAGACAACTTAAAAAACTCTGCTAACCCCGAAAATGCTTGAAAACTGAACCCTCTCCACGTGTGCTTACACCTCTCACTCTTCACAATGTACACAAACTGCGCAATCACAATGATCCACCACGAAACACTCAACACCAAAGATGCACCCAACAGACCAAGCCCCACCTTATACACAACAACATAACTTAATACGAGGTGGACCAACAACGTTGCTGCTGAAATGTATGCACTTGGAGCCACTATGCTCTGAGCTTGGAGGAATTTTTGGATT is a window encoding:
- the LOC100790437 gene encoding protein DETOXIFICATION 40, with amino-acid sequence MDSTSVHKDIDEPLLVSEEPSSPQPPSFTQSFSSRHGSDGELERILSNTSVPFAKRIGPATWVELKFLFHLAAPAVIVYLINYVMSMSTQIFSGHLGNLELAAASLGNTGIQVFAYGLMLGMGSAVETLCGQAYGAKKFNMLGIYLQRSTVLLTLAGILLTIIYIFSEPILIFLGESPRIASAAALFVYGLIPQIFAYAINFPIQKFLQAQSIVAPSAYISAATLLVHLVLSYVVVYKVGLGLLGASLVLSVSWWIIVIAQFVYIVKSERCKHTWRGFSFQAFSGLAEFFKLSAASAVMLCLETWYFQILVLLAGLLPHPELALDSLSICTTFSGWVFMISVGFNAAASVRVSNELGARNPKSASFSVMVVTLISFIISVIVALVVLAIRDIISYAFTDGEEVAAAVSDLCPLLALSIVLNGIQPVLSGVAVGCGWQTFVAYVNVGCYYGIGIPLGSVLGFYFKLSAKGIWLGMLGGTVLQTIILVWVTFRTDWNNEVEEAAKRLNKWENKTEPLVN